One Pectobacterium polaris DNA window includes the following coding sequences:
- the glpK gene encoding glycerol kinase GlpK produces MNPEKKYIVALDQGTTSSRAVVLDHDANIISVSQREFTQIYPKAGWVEHDPMEIWASQSSTLNEVLAKADISADEVAGIGITNQRETTVVWEKESGKPIYNAIVWQCRRTAEICEKLKKDGLEEYVRNTTGLVVDPYFSGTKVKWILDHVEGSRERAKRGELLFGTIDTWLIWKMTQGRVHVTDYTNASRTMLFNIHTLEWDTRMLEALDIPREILPEVRASSEIYGQTNIGGKGGTRIPIAGIAGDQQAALYGQLCVNPGMAKNTYGTGCFLLMNTGKEAVLSKHGLLTTIACGPRGEVNYALEGSVFVGGASIQWLRDELKLIGDSMDSEYFATKVKDSNGVYVVPAFTGLGAPYWDPYARGAIFGLTRGVNANHIIRATLESIAFQTRDVLDAMQADANTRLKALRVDGGAVANNFLMQFQSDILGTRVERPEVRESTALGAAFLAGLATGFWNDLDEVKSKATIEREFRPSIETVERNVRYSGWQKAVARARNWEDHDA; encoded by the coding sequence ATGAACCCGGAAAAAAAATACATTGTCGCGCTCGACCAAGGCACAACCAGCTCCCGCGCCGTCGTACTGGATCACGATGCCAATATCATCAGCGTTTCACAGCGTGAATTCACCCAGATCTATCCAAAAGCAGGCTGGGTAGAGCACGACCCGATGGAGATTTGGGCATCACAAAGCTCAACGCTGAACGAAGTGTTGGCTAAGGCCGACATCAGCGCGGATGAAGTCGCGGGCATTGGTATCACCAACCAGCGTGAAACCACCGTCGTATGGGAAAAAGAGAGCGGCAAGCCGATTTATAACGCCATCGTCTGGCAGTGTCGTCGTACCGCTGAAATTTGCGAAAAGCTGAAGAAAGACGGTCTGGAAGAGTACGTTCGCAACACCACCGGTCTGGTGGTCGATCCCTACTTCTCCGGTACCAAAGTGAAATGGATTCTGGATCACGTTGAAGGCTCTCGCGAGCGCGCCAAACGCGGCGAACTGCTGTTTGGTACCATCGATACCTGGCTGATTTGGAAAATGACGCAAGGGCGTGTTCACGTCACGGATTACACCAACGCCTCCCGTACCATGCTGTTTAACATTCATACGCTGGAATGGGATACCCGCATGCTGGAAGCGCTGGATATCCCGCGCGAAATACTGCCGGAAGTACGTGCTTCTTCAGAAATCTACGGCCAGACCAACATTGGCGGTAAAGGCGGCACGCGTATTCCTATCGCCGGTATCGCGGGTGACCAGCAGGCGGCGCTGTACGGCCAGCTTTGCGTCAATCCGGGCATGGCGAAAAACACCTACGGCACGGGCTGCTTCCTGCTGATGAACACGGGTAAAGAAGCGGTGCTGTCCAAACACGGCCTGCTGACCACCATCGCCTGCGGCCCACGCGGTGAAGTCAACTACGCGCTGGAAGGCTCCGTGTTCGTTGGCGGCGCATCCATCCAATGGCTGCGTGACGAGCTGAAGCTGATCGGAGACTCAATGGACTCCGAATACTTCGCGACGAAAGTGAAGGACTCTAACGGCGTCTATGTCGTCCCTGCCTTCACCGGTTTGGGCGCCCCTTACTGGGACCCGTATGCCCGTGGCGCGATCTTCGGTCTGACCCGTGGCGTGAATGCTAACCACATCATCCGTGCAACGCTGGAATCGATTGCCTTCCAGACCCGCGACGTACTGGATGCCATGCAGGCGGACGCCAATACGCGCCTGAAAGCGCTGCGTGTCGACGGCGGTGCGGTCGCCAACAACTTCCTGATGCAGTTCCAGTCCGATATTCTCGGCACGCGCGTGGAACGTCCAGAAGTGCGTGAGTCCACTGCGCTGGGTGCGGCGTTCCTGGCGGGCTTAGCGACGGGCTTCTGGAACGATCTGGATGAAGTGAAGAGCAAAGCCACGATCGAGCGTGAATTCCGTCCTAGCATCGAAACCGTGGAGCGTAACGTGCGCTACAGCGGCTGGCAGAAAGCTGTGGCTCGTGCCCGTAACTGGGAAGACCACGACGCGTAA
- a CDS encoding MIP/aquaporin family protein — MSQAERSTLKGQCIAEFLGTGLLIFFGVGCVAALKLAGASFGQWEISIIWGLGVAMAIYLTAAISGAHLNPAVTIALWLFACFDGRKVVPYILAQIAGAFCAAALVYGLYHSLFVDFEQANNMVRGSTESLSLAGIFSTYPNPHISVMQALLVETVITAILMCLILALTDDGNGIPRGPLAPLLIGILIAVIGASMGPLTGFALNPARDFGPKLFAFLAGWGNVAFTGARDIPYFLVPIFGPIIGACLGAFGYRALIGRNLPCDVCEPEAETTTRRESR; from the coding sequence ATGAGCCAAGCAGAACGTTCAACGCTAAAAGGCCAGTGCATCGCCGAGTTTCTCGGCACTGGCCTGCTGATTTTCTTCGGTGTCGGCTGTGTCGCCGCCTTGAAACTGGCGGGAGCCAGCTTCGGACAGTGGGAGATCAGCATCATTTGGGGTTTGGGGGTTGCGATGGCAATCTACCTGACCGCCGCCATTTCTGGCGCTCACCTCAATCCGGCCGTCACTATCGCCCTGTGGCTGTTTGCCTGCTTCGATGGACGTAAGGTCGTGCCTTACATTCTGGCGCAGATTGCAGGGGCCTTTTGTGCCGCCGCACTGGTCTACGGTCTGTATCACAGTCTGTTCGTGGATTTTGAACAAGCCAACAATATGGTGCGCGGCAGCACGGAAAGCCTGAGTTTAGCTGGCATTTTCTCAACCTATCCGAACCCACACATTTCTGTCATGCAGGCCCTGCTGGTTGAAACCGTCATCACCGCTATCCTGATGTGCCTGATTCTGGCGCTGACCGATGATGGTAACGGAATCCCACGCGGGCCACTCGCTCCCCTGCTGATCGGTATTTTGATTGCCGTTATCGGTGCGTCCATGGGGCCGCTAACCGGCTTCGCCCTTAACCCGGCGCGTGACTTTGGTCCTAAGCTGTTCGCGTTCCTGGCGGGCTGGGGCAACGTGGCCTTCACCGGCGCACGCGACATTCCTTACTTCCTGGTTCCCATCTTCGGCCCGATTATCGGTGCCTGTCTGGGTGCCTTCGGTTATCGCGCACTGATTGGCCGCAATCTGCCATGTGATGTCTGCGAACCCGAGGCAGAAACTACCACGCGTCGTGAAAGCCGTTAA
- the zapB gene encoding septal ring assembly protein ZapB, producing the protein MSFEVFEKLEAKVQQAIDTITLLQMEIEELKEQNNALSQDVQAAAGSREALVRENEQLKEEQVVWQERLRALLGKMEEV; encoded by the coding sequence ATGTCATTTGAAGTGTTTGAAAAGCTGGAAGCGAAAGTTCAGCAGGCGATTGATACCATCACGCTGTTGCAAATGGAAATTGAAGAGCTGAAAGAGCAGAACAACGCGCTGTCGCAGGATGTTCAGGCGGCAGCTGGTTCACGTGAAGCGCTGGTGCGCGAGAACGAGCAGTTGAAAGAAGAGCAAGTGGTATGGCAAGAGCGCCTGCGCGCGCTGTTAGGCAAAATGGAAGAAGTCTAA
- the rraA gene encoding ribonuclease E activity regulator RraA, whose product MKYDTSELCDIYHEEVNVVEPLFSNFGGRTSFGGKITTVKCFEDNGLLFDLLEENGLGRVLLIDGGGSVRRALINAEIARLATQNEWEGIVVYGAVRQVDDLAELDIGIQAMAAIPVGAGSEGIGESDIRVNFGGVTFFSGDHLYADNTGIILAEDPLDIE is encoded by the coding sequence ATGAAATACGATACTTCCGAACTGTGCGATATCTACCACGAAGAGGTGAATGTTGTTGAGCCTCTGTTCTCTAATTTTGGCGGGCGTACTTCATTTGGTGGCAAAATCACCACGGTGAAATGTTTTGAGGATAATGGCCTGCTGTTCGATCTTCTTGAAGAGAACGGCCTTGGGCGCGTGCTTCTGATTGATGGCGGCGGCTCAGTACGTCGCGCGTTGATCAACGCGGAAATCGCCCGGTTGGCGACGCAAAACGAGTGGGAAGGCATTGTCGTTTATGGCGCAGTGCGTCAGGTTGACGATTTGGCTGAGCTGGATATCGGCATTCAGGCGATGGCGGCAATTCCGGTCGGCGCGGGTAGCGAAGGCATCGGCGAGAGCGATATTCGCGTCAACTTCGGTGGCGTCACCTTCTTCTCCGGTGACCATCTGTATGCCGATAATACCGGTATTATCTTGGCGGAAGACCCGCTGGATATTGAATAA